A portion of the Rhizophagus irregularis chromosome 17, complete sequence genome contains these proteins:
- a CDS encoding uncharacterized protein (SECRETED:cutsite_ITA-EE; SECRETED:prob_0.8441); SECRETED:SignalP(1-19): MKVLLAFILALSAFTIITAEEGVVRRMEFSLLKKRDTTSKITFYEDDQLNNAACYGRDGIPNYNAKPSDRIGAMSNNNMCYQCVKITNPKNKKSVVVKIIDKCAGCPKNNIDLTKSSFASIADPDDGIVKITWKGVACPSKGRFPTTEKNRNKKK; this comes from the coding sequence ATGAAGGTCTTACTTGCATTCATTCTTGCACTCAGCGCTTTCACAATTATTACCGCCGAAGAAGGGGTTGTCAGAAGAATGGAATTCTCACTTCTCAAAAAACGAGATACTACTTCTAAAATTACCTTCTACGAAGATGATCAACTCAATAACGCTGCGTGTTACGGTCGTGATGGAATTCCCAATTATAACGCAAAACCATCTGACAGAATCGGCGCCATGTCCAACAATAATATGTGTTATCAATGTGTTAAGATAACAAATCCTAAGAACAAGAAGAGTGTTGTTGTGAAAATTATCGATAAATGTGCAGGCTGCCCAAAAAACAATATTGACTTGACGAAATCGTCGTTTGCTAGCATTGCAGATCCAGATGACggaattgttaaaattacCTGGAAAGGTGTTGCCTGCCCATCAAAGGGTAGATTTCCCACAACCGAAAAGAATaggaataaaaagaaataa